The Exiguobacterium acetylicum genome includes a window with the following:
- a CDS encoding ATP-binding protein — protein sequence MKRILRDHSKDRPYRLRQGTLPAATEAPPTTLDQREIDRLQQNLREVELKLKQRNEIMEALATQNVEAACETVLTILLQLLGIEEGAILLYRREQLNHFVAQGIDEMELIEKDLDQYSVLRRAFVMRKSVQLPLDDQFESAIPVQSPSNGQVVGLLYIRHAFPQFNLEQVGDLLDLSRKLGMTLERHLLFHQMEHEKIKTYQLLDSIREAVLYIESSGEQIYANQALLNMFPPKLVNQAQGFRHAYERATSLFEHVDQPDALHDYIGQLMNGDIPGETIELSAFRGNLLLSAYAERIAIANVEWGMMLVLRDVTKDKELDLKQAEFVSIVSHELRTPLSSIMGFTELLMKREVDPKRQRRYLQTIHSETVRLAELINDILEIQKGEDSTHGTQKEPLDLKQLMFEMKPMFDLASRAHRISVQFEPGSYTIPASNEKMKQLFTNLIMNAIKYSPEGGAIRIKGMIQSDMLRIEISDEGLGIPEKALPYIFDKFYRADNSDTRKIGGTGLGLAICRMIVLDHGGAISVQSTEGEGSTFIIQLPIDA from the coding sequence TTGAAACGAATTTTACGCGACCATTCGAAGGATCGTCCATACCGATTACGTCAAGGGACGCTTCCGGCAGCAACTGAAGCACCGCCCACGACACTCGATCAACGTGAAATCGACCGCTTGCAACAGAATTTGCGGGAAGTCGAATTAAAATTGAAGCAACGTAATGAAATCATGGAAGCGTTAGCGACACAAAATGTCGAAGCAGCCTGTGAAACGGTTTTGACGATTTTGTTGCAACTGCTTGGGATCGAAGAGGGAGCCATCCTTCTGTATCGTCGCGAACAGTTGAATCATTTCGTTGCGCAAGGCATCGATGAGATGGAACTAATTGAAAAGGATCTTGATCAATATTCTGTCTTACGTCGTGCGTTCGTCATGCGTAAATCCGTCCAGTTACCGCTTGATGATCAGTTTGAGTCCGCGATACCAGTCCAGTCACCAAGTAATGGACAAGTCGTCGGGTTGCTCTACATCCGTCATGCTTTTCCACAGTTCAATCTAGAACAGGTCGGGGATTTACTGGATCTATCACGAAAACTTGGGATGACGCTTGAACGTCATCTGTTGTTCCATCAAATGGAGCATGAAAAAATCAAGACGTACCAGCTCCTCGACTCGATTCGGGAAGCGGTCCTCTACATCGAGAGCAGTGGGGAACAAATCTATGCAAACCAAGCATTGTTGAACATGTTTCCTCCAAAACTCGTCAATCAAGCGCAAGGATTCCGCCATGCGTATGAACGAGCGACGTCGCTGTTTGAACACGTCGATCAGCCGGACGCACTTCATGACTATATCGGGCAACTGATGAACGGGGATATACCGGGAGAGACGATCGAACTTTCAGCATTTCGGGGGAACTTATTGCTGAGTGCCTATGCTGAGCGGATTGCGATTGCAAACGTCGAGTGGGGAATGATGCTCGTCTTACGTGACGTGACGAAGGATAAAGAACTCGACTTGAAGCAAGCAGAGTTCGTTTCGATCGTATCACATGAGTTGCGGACGCCGCTCTCTTCCATCATGGGCTTTACAGAACTGTTGATGAAACGAGAAGTGGATCCGAAGCGTCAGCGACGTTATCTCCAGACGATTCATTCGGAGACGGTCCGGTTAGCGGAATTGATCAATGACATCTTAGAAATTCAAAAAGGCGAGGACTCGACGCATGGAACACAAAAAGAGCCGCTTGATCTGAAGCAGCTGATGTTCGAGATGAAGCCGATGTTTGATCTCGCAAGTCGGGCGCATCGGATCAGCGTCCAGTTCGAGCCTGGTTCTTATACGATTCCTGCAAGCAATGAAAAGATGAAGCAACTGTTTACCAACTTAATCATGAACGCGATTAAATACTCACCTGAGGGCGGTGCGATTCGAATCAAAGGTATGATTCAGTCTGACATGCTACGGATTGAAATTTCCGATGAAGGACTGGGGATACCAGAAAAAGCACTGCCGTATATCTTTGATAAGTTTTACCGAGCCGACAATTCGGATACACGCAAAATCGGTGGAACCGGCTTAGGACTCGCGATTTGTCGAATGATTGTTTTAGACCACGGAGGGGCGATCTCCGTCCAATCGACGGAAGGGGAAGGCAGTACCTTCATCATTCAGCTGCCAATCGACGCATGA
- a CDS encoding EAL domain-containing protein yields the protein MNNNAHIRYEALHPLVEEILEKLSERIGVNTLFFALNDSYSNFVVKAINQERQLIEEGSTHVFQHVLCKLVVDETDGKVSISELLNDPLTVNHPVTKALGNGSFMGVAIKNAENEKIGTLCAFDDQPFDFKEQDIALVERYADIISKSINVETYVIKDALTDVYNERYMNRLISSVTIHPAFLMVLNLDRFHAINATHGYRIGNEVLREIASRLKYVPLPNHVVGRMDGNEFVVLAELEKEDEFEQHAIDYARMITEAIEKPIVGVADEPIHVTASSGVSLLTGDMTSRQTQIYAAEALMQQVKHDGKHRTSFVNPDRSAEQHPFAAVLETELSHALERGQFELYYQWIVDAKQERFVAVEALLRWNHPVLGFVSPTDFIPIAEKMDIFPDIGRFTICQAILDQRRLEETFGRKISVAVNLSASQFESDQLFAELLRLTEESYFPEERLILEIREEVLQTRRRFAIKRLEQLRQAGYRLTVDHFGSHYASLNSLLRLPVQAVKLDPIFTRRLVQNQLERSMIRSVQSLTSALNIALVIQEVETPSQLQHIQSLDELLYVQGYEVHHPQPVESLLVEDIARGRTEV from the coding sequence GTGAACAATAACGCACACATTCGCTATGAGGCGCTCCATCCGCTCGTCGAAGAGATTTTGGAAAAACTCAGTGAACGGATTGGCGTCAACACGTTGTTTTTTGCATTAAATGATTCCTATAGCAACTTTGTCGTCAAGGCGATCAATCAAGAGCGACAGTTGATCGAAGAAGGATCGACCCATGTCTTCCAACATGTCCTCTGTAAGCTGGTCGTCGACGAAACGGATGGGAAGGTGTCAATCAGTGAATTGCTCAATGACCCGTTGACGGTTAATCATCCGGTTACAAAAGCACTGGGGAACGGGAGTTTCATGGGAGTGGCAATCAAGAACGCTGAGAATGAAAAAATCGGGACGTTATGTGCCTTCGACGACCAGCCATTTGACTTCAAGGAGCAGGATATTGCACTTGTGGAACGGTATGCGGACATCATTAGTAAATCAATCAACGTTGAAACGTATGTCATCAAAGATGCTTTGACGGATGTCTATAACGAACGCTATATGAATCGTTTGATTTCGAGTGTGACGATTCATCCAGCTTTCTTGATGGTCTTGAACCTCGACCGTTTTCATGCGATTAATGCTACGCACGGTTACCGGATAGGGAATGAAGTGTTACGTGAAATCGCAAGTCGCTTGAAGTATGTACCGTTACCGAATCATGTCGTCGGACGGATGGATGGTAATGAGTTCGTCGTATTGGCAGAACTTGAGAAGGAAGACGAATTCGAACAGCATGCAATAGACTATGCCCGTATGATTACGGAAGCGATCGAGAAACCAATCGTTGGTGTCGCGGACGAACCGATTCATGTGACAGCATCGTCTGGTGTCAGTCTCTTGACCGGTGACATGACGAGTCGTCAGACGCAGATTTATGCGGCGGAAGCCTTGATGCAACAAGTCAAACATGACGGAAAACATCGGACGTCGTTCGTTAATCCGGATCGAAGCGCGGAACAACATCCCTTTGCAGCGGTTCTCGAGACTGAATTATCCCATGCTCTTGAACGCGGGCAGTTCGAACTTTACTACCAGTGGATCGTGGATGCGAAACAAGAACGTTTTGTTGCCGTTGAAGCACTACTACGTTGGAATCACCCAGTACTTGGTTTCGTTAGTCCAACGGATTTCATTCCGATTGCCGAGAAGATGGATATTTTCCCTGACATCGGTCGCTTTACGATTTGTCAGGCCATCCTGGATCAACGTCGGCTAGAGGAGACGTTCGGTCGGAAGATTTCAGTCGCCGTCAATCTATCTGCGAGTCAGTTCGAGTCAGATCAACTATTCGCAGAGCTTCTTCGATTAACGGAAGAATCCTATTTTCCAGAAGAACGACTCATTCTTGAAATCCGGGAAGAAGTGTTGCAAACACGTCGTCGTTTTGCCATCAAACGCTTAGAACAATTACGTCAAGCGGGCTATCGTCTGACTGTTGATCATTTCGGCAGCCATTACGCGTCGCTCAACTCGTTATTACGCTTACCTGTCCAAGCGGTCAAACTCGATCCAATCTTTACACGTCGTCTCGTTCAGAATCAATTGGAGCGTTCGATGATTCGGTCAGTTCAATCTTTAACGTCTGCTCTAAACATCGCGTTAGTCATTCAAGAAGTCGAAACACCGTCTCAACTGCAACATATTCAATCACTCGATGAATTATTATATGTGCAAGGGTACGAGGTCCATCATCCGCAACCGGTTGAATCCTTGCTCGTCGAAGACATCGCGCGGGGACGAACAGAGGTTTAA
- a CDS encoding DUF4003 family protein, with protein MELATNFLRHLDDIGPELRTYQDGILIELAFDRTIGTEQVPASVLLETADDLTARLRTQTTQALLLASKIHAFDVHAPSRIAEMMSIHGYFKSHRLSHPLNAYSTALFISRLSPQDTVLERTVQLYALLKKQHRFIVTPLLTSFVYFHATTRGDLDELATRIETVYQRLKRRFGRAQQTYVVALLFALLPEDDWDRYIAQLESSKKLHRKHHVPLSFHGMLALLGDPSDHASSLEQMVETLRSDLHFKYRKDLIYLTAIRLYLSQQTILQQLFPSSILPPDGADTIPFLLFPVDLTDTSHATDGGIDSGFDGGGDGGSGGGE; from the coding sequence ATGGAATTAGCGACGAATTTCTTGCGACACTTGGATGACATCGGACCAGAACTGAGAACGTACCAAGATGGTATTCTGATTGAACTGGCATTCGACCGGACGATTGGAACAGAGCAGGTCCCTGCAAGTGTGCTACTTGAGACAGCCGACGATTTAACGGCACGACTGCGCACACAAACCACTCAGGCACTGCTACTCGCTTCGAAAATCCATGCGTTTGACGTCCATGCACCGAGCCGCATCGCTGAGATGATGTCAATTCACGGCTATTTTAAATCTCACCGTCTATCACATCCCTTGAACGCTTACTCCACCGCCCTGTTCATTAGCCGCCTCTCACCGCAGGACACGGTACTCGAACGGACGGTTCAACTATATGCACTTCTTAAGAAACAGCATCGTTTTATCGTGACGCCTTTACTTACCTCTTTCGTTTACTTTCATGCTACGACACGCGGTGATTTAGATGAACTCGCCACACGTATCGAAACGGTCTACCAACGACTGAAACGACGGTTTGGTCGTGCGCAACAGACGTACGTCGTCGCCTTATTATTTGCTTTACTACCAGAGGACGATTGGGATCGCTATATCGCTCAGCTAGAGTCGTCTAAAAAACTGCATCGCAAACATCACGTTCCCTTATCGTTTCATGGCATGCTTGCTTTACTAGGTGACCCGAGCGATCACGCTTCATCACTCGAACAAATGGTAGAGACGTTACGGTCCGATTTGCACTTTAAATATCGGAAAGATTTAATCTATTTGACAGCCATCCGGTTGTACTTGAGTCAACAAACGATTCTTCAGCAGCTCTTTCCGTCTTCTATCCTACCGCCGGATGGAGCCGACACGATTCCCTTCTTACTTTTCCCAGTTGATTTAACCGATACATCTCATGCAACGGATGGTGGGATCGACAGTGGATTTGATGGCGGAGGAGATGGCGGTAGCGGTGGTGGCGAATAA
- a CDS encoding DUF1836 domain-containing protein: MTRSDDTRYDRQLQLEDIPNIDLYMDQVIQLFERTFEETTRNADETILTKTMINNYAKKKLFFPVTNKKYTKEHLILISLIYQLKSSFSINDIKTILAPLNEGIEQNKLDLADFYRNYLELTEQNTARFETEREALTASTTDPLEQILAMAHMSNLYRRAAEQLIDTQLKK, translated from the coding sequence ATGACACGTTCTGACGACACGAGATACGATCGTCAATTACAGCTCGAAGATATCCCGAACATCGATCTCTATATGGATCAAGTCATCCAACTGTTCGAGCGGACATTCGAGGAAACGACACGCAATGCGGACGAGACGATTTTGACGAAGACGATGATCAATAACTACGCCAAAAAGAAATTATTCTTTCCGGTGACGAATAAAAAGTATACGAAAGAACACTTGATTCTGATCAGTTTGATTTATCAGCTGAAAAGTTCATTTTCAATCAATGATATCAAGACGATTCTTGCGCCCTTAAACGAAGGGATCGAACAGAACAAACTCGATCTAGCAGACTTTTACCGAAATTACCTTGAGCTGACAGAACAAAATACAGCCCGCTTCGAAACGGAACGAGAGGCTTTGACGGCTTCGACGACCGATCCATTAGAGCAGATTCTCGCTATGGCTCATATGAGTAATCTATACCGACGCGCGGCGGAACAGTTGATCGATACACAACTGAAAAAATAA
- the trhA gene encoding PAQR family membrane homeostasis protein TrhA, which produces MKAYMREPINGLTHLGGAVFAFVGLLALVIKASLERGASLAIVAAIIFGVSMMALYAVSATYHMVLASDRAIAIWRRLDHSMIYLLIAGSYAPFCLVSLNGPTGWVLFSIVMLIAVSGITFKLVWFNSPRWLSTTLYIGMGWIMVFAITPLAQVLSPLGIGLLFLGGIFYTIGGIIYGLKPRVLSFKYLGFHEIFHIFVLLGSLAHFLCVYFFVL; this is translated from the coding sequence GTGAAAGCTTATATGAGAGAACCAATCAATGGACTAACGCATCTTGGAGGGGCAGTCTTCGCTTTTGTCGGGTTACTCGCACTCGTCATCAAAGCATCGTTAGAACGAGGGGCGTCGCTCGCAATCGTCGCAGCGATTATTTTTGGGGTCAGTATGATGGCGCTCTATGCCGTCTCAGCAACATATCATATGGTGCTTGCCAGTGACCGGGCGATTGCCATCTGGCGTCGGTTGGATCACTCGATGATTTATCTATTGATTGCCGGATCGTATGCTCCGTTTTGTCTCGTCAGTCTGAATGGTCCGACCGGTTGGGTCTTATTTAGCATCGTCATGTTGATTGCCGTCTCCGGAATCACGTTTAAGTTGGTCTGGTTCAACAGTCCACGCTGGTTATCGACGACGCTCTATATCGGAATGGGCTGGATCATGGTATTTGCGATTACACCGCTTGCACAAGTCCTTTCGCCACTCGGTATCGGTTTATTATTCCTTGGTGGTATCTTCTATACGATTGGTGGCATCATCTATGGTCTGAAGCCGCGTGTTCTATCATTCAAATATCTCGGGTTCCATGAGATTTTCCATATATTCGTCCTTCTCGGAAGTCTAGCACACTTCCTCTGTGTCTACTTTTTCGTTTTATGA
- a CDS encoding M3 family oligoendopeptidase, translating into MQQTRWQLEKLYTIDDVKAGIASIQAALIKRPTTLTKQVELYQRVARDVEEWSDFIYCLYAEDVTRSEVHPLLEEIEIVQATVRSLAAALDTQIAAVSTEDWEAFVAGSPYAFFLNERRDIQSRRAPLVQEQLLQDLGVDGFQGWGQLYKQRFMALRVDLDGKQVTIGQGLHEAMFAPDRLARQAAAKAIDATCAEEADLFATILNRIAGFRLQSYKMRNWEQPLTELLEQNRITEASLQAMMDALEHHRELFQAYYARKIAQAERVTGEWHDFETNTYRSARHVPFKTAQTIVTTQFKRLNPQLGAFAEKVFSKGWVDAENRPGKAEGGFCAAFPIAKESRIFMTYRDSYPDVATLAHEFGHAYHNYLLQDEPYLNQVKGTSIAETASTFMENLVLDAAIKETTERDEVLALLEVKIREGLKYASIVPGMFRFEQRFYAERQQGTVSADRLSELLQDEERLAYGPVLPEPARYKWMYISHLFNPNLAFYNIPYTIGYLLSNSLYRTVQADPLQFSTVFEAVMHDSGQATIDEIVKRHLNADPTSVAFWVEAQEPLVEAIEQYLTLTESSLPVD; encoded by the coding sequence ATGCAACAGACACGATGGCAACTAGAAAAACTGTATACAATTGATGACGTCAAAGCGGGAATCGCCTCGATACAAGCGGCGTTGATAAAACGTCCAACTACATTAACGAAACAAGTCGAACTCTACCAGCGAGTCGCGCGAGACGTCGAGGAATGGAGTGACTTCATTTATTGTTTATACGCCGAGGATGTTACGCGTTCAGAAGTCCATCCACTGCTCGAAGAGATCGAAATCGTTCAAGCAACGGTGCGTAGTCTGGCAGCAGCGCTTGATACGCAGATTGCAGCGGTATCAACAGAAGATTGGGAAGCGTTTGTTGCCGGTTCACCGTATGCCTTTTTCTTGAATGAACGCCGTGACATCCAGTCGCGTCGTGCACCGCTTGTTCAGGAACAATTGTTACAAGATCTGGGTGTGGACGGATTCCAGGGCTGGGGGCAACTCTACAAACAGCGCTTTATGGCATTACGTGTTGACTTAGACGGGAAGCAGGTCACAATCGGTCAGGGACTACACGAAGCAATGTTTGCGCCTGACCGCTTAGCGCGTCAAGCGGCAGCGAAAGCGATTGACGCTACGTGTGCAGAAGAAGCTGACTTGTTTGCGACAATTCTGAACCGGATTGCTGGCTTCAGACTGCAATCCTACAAGATGCGGAACTGGGAGCAACCATTAACTGAGCTGCTCGAGCAGAACCGAATCACGGAAGCGAGCCTACAAGCGATGATGGACGCACTCGAACATCACCGGGAACTTTTCCAAGCCTATTACGCTCGCAAGATTGCTCAGGCGGAGCGGGTAACGGGAGAATGGCATGATTTTGAGACGAACACCTATCGCTCCGCGCGTCACGTTCCGTTTAAGACAGCACAGACAATCGTCACGACACAATTCAAACGATTGAATCCGCAGCTCGGCGCCTTCGCGGAAAAAGTGTTTAGTAAAGGCTGGGTCGATGCAGAGAATCGTCCTGGAAAAGCGGAGGGCGGATTTTGTGCTGCCTTTCCAATTGCCAAAGAGAGTCGAATCTTTATGACGTACCGCGACAGTTATCCGGACGTCGCGACGCTCGCTCATGAATTCGGTCATGCCTATCATAATTATTTACTGCAAGACGAACCGTATTTAAATCAAGTCAAAGGAACGAGCATCGCGGAGACGGCTTCGACGTTCATGGAAAATCTTGTCCTCGATGCTGCGATCAAAGAGACGACGGAACGGGATGAAGTGCTTGCTTTGCTTGAAGTCAAGATTCGGGAAGGGCTGAAATATGCCAGCATCGTTCCTGGGATGTTCCGATTCGAGCAACGTTTTTATGCGGAACGTCAGCAAGGTACGGTCAGTGCCGATCGGTTAAGTGAACTCCTGCAAGACGAAGAACGCTTAGCCTACGGTCCGGTGTTACCTGAGCCGGCGCGCTACAAATGGATGTATATCAGTCACTTGTTCAATCCGAATCTCGCGTTCTATAACATTCCCTACACGATCGGTTATTTGCTGAGTAATAGTCTGTACCGGACGGTTCAAGCTGATCCTCTTCAATTTTCGACAGTCTTTGAAGCGGTCATGCATGATTCGGGACAAGCGACGATCGATGAAATCGTTAAACGTCATCTAAACGCCGATCCGACCTCTGTTGCCTTTTGGGTCGAAGCACAAGAACCACTCGTAGAGGCGATTGAGCAGTACCTTACCTTGACGGAATCATCTCTCCCAGTCGATTGA
- the rpiA gene encoding ribose-5-phosphate isomerase RpiA has translation MYEQEKQLVAEAALAYVKDGMVVGLGTGSTTERFIEALGPLVHAGLQIQGVATSLATVELAERLQIPLIDLEEGMEIDVTIDGIDQIDGQFQTIKGGGGALFREKIVALMSRELLYLTDSSKFVHHLSGPLPVELDPFALPYVLERLRDKHVSGTLRVKDDRPFVTDGGHMILDVDLSAISDVRLFAKEVKSWSGVLETGYFERQPDHVLTVEEGRVKRIAHPRLRDGGGLV, from the coding sequence ATGTATGAACAGGAGAAACAATTAGTCGCCGAAGCGGCACTAGCTTATGTGAAGGATGGAATGGTAGTTGGGCTTGGGACCGGTTCGACGACCGAACGATTCATTGAAGCGCTCGGTCCACTCGTACATGCGGGGCTACAGATTCAAGGCGTAGCGACGTCACTTGCGACGGTAGAGCTTGCTGAACGTTTACAGATTCCATTGATCGATCTGGAAGAGGGAATGGAAATCGATGTGACGATCGACGGGATCGACCAAATCGACGGTCAGTTTCAAACGATCAAAGGTGGTGGCGGTGCGCTATTTCGCGAAAAAATCGTCGCACTGATGAGTCGTGAATTGCTCTATCTGACCGATTCTTCAAAGTTCGTTCATCATTTAAGTGGACCGTTACCGGTTGAACTCGATCCGTTTGCCTTACCGTATGTGCTCGAGCGGTTGCGTGATAAACATGTCTCCGGAACACTACGCGTGAAAGATGATCGTCCCTTCGTTACAGATGGAGGTCACATGATTCTGGATGTTGATTTATCAGCCATCTCGGACGTTCGGTTGTTCGCAAAAGAAGTCAAGAGCTGGTCTGGGGTGCTTGAGACCGGTTACTTCGAGCGACAACCCGATCATGTCCTGACGGTTGAAGAGGGAAGAGTCAAACGCATCGCGCATCCTCGACTGCGTGACGGCGGTGGGTTGGTTTAA
- a CDS encoding DUF350 domain-containing protein — protein MTFSDLFLSTLSYIGVATVLLAIGVVLFEVTTKSKELELIRNGKKAAVYAFGGRILGLAIVLYSSISNSVSILDMVLWGALAIVLQIVLFYLADLLIPRLSMTKEIDANNEAVGLLLLFLSISIGLIIAGSLTY, from the coding sequence ATGACATTCAGTGATCTATTCCTTTCGACCCTCTCGTATATCGGTGTCGCAACCGTACTCCTTGCGATTGGTGTCGTCCTGTTCGAAGTGACGACGAAATCAAAGGAGCTCGAACTTATCCGTAACGGTAAGAAAGCTGCCGTATACGCATTCGGTGGACGTATTCTTGGTCTCGCCATCGTCCTCTATTCGAGTATCTCAAACTCTGTCAGTATTCTCGATATGGTGTTATGGGGCGCGCTCGCGATTGTTTTACAAATCGTCTTGTTCTATCTCGCGGATTTGTTGATTCCTCGTTTGAGCATGACGAAAGAGATTGATGCGAACAACGAAGCAGTTGGTTTATTGCTCCTCTTCTTATCGATTTCGATCGGTTTGATCATCGCAGGATCGCTTACATATTAA
- a CDS encoding GGDEF domain-containing protein: MKSILFDVLHNVTLLMAGFYLLGKLSPLPITRESPRMTRVYYGLALSVISLLLMQMTIEAAPGVMVDLRHIPVIVAAYFGGAIPTTIVTIAIIIYRFSLGTNLAAFTAFGFIVAVALGTSLIVREMPPYAKRTFTLVTIYATALHALVLWIVLPKQILLLEVMAVVIPASFVSSWLALLIIRDIRLTKQSLRMLHQKAQLDFLTGLNNSRAFNEYFTDVKQRLILNKQSVVLLTIDIDHFKQVNDTYGHESGDEVLRQFASRLRDGVAESGYLSRNGGEEFSVLFEAVPLTEVLPLAEQLRERIASSPFRLATTELSLTASFGLAAYDETTYQIEHLLLDADAALYQAKQQGRNQVVLFSTNAESAVSFQE, from the coding sequence ATGAAAAGCATCCTTTTTGACGTCTTGCATAACGTGACGCTATTAATGGCTGGTTTCTATTTACTTGGGAAATTATCTCCACTTCCGATCACCCGAGAATCTCCGCGTATGACCCGCGTGTATTATGGTCTTGCCTTAAGTGTCATCTCATTACTACTCATGCAGATGACGATCGAAGCGGCTCCCGGTGTCATGGTCGATTTACGCCATATTCCAGTCATCGTCGCTGCCTACTTCGGTGGTGCTATCCCGACGACAATCGTGACAATCGCGATCATCATCTATCGATTTAGTTTAGGAACGAACTTAGCTGCTTTTACTGCCTTTGGTTTCATCGTTGCCGTTGCGCTCGGGACGAGTTTGATTGTGCGCGAGATGCCGCCTTACGCGAAACGGACGTTTACACTCGTCACGATTTACGCGACTGCTTTGCACGCTCTGGTCTTATGGATCGTCTTACCGAAACAGATTCTTTTACTCGAAGTGATGGCAGTCGTCATTCCTGCATCGTTCGTCAGTAGTTGGCTCGCCCTACTGATCATCCGTGATATTCGGTTAACGAAACAATCATTACGGATGCTCCATCAAAAAGCCCAACTCGACTTTCTGACGGGTCTGAATAATTCACGTGCCTTCAACGAATACTTTACGGATGTCAAACAACGGTTGATTCTAAACAAACAATCAGTTGTATTATTGACGATCGATATCGATCATTTTAAACAGGTCAACGACACGTATGGACATGAATCAGGCGACGAGGTGTTGCGACAGTTTGCTTCGCGACTGCGAGACGGTGTCGCCGAGAGTGGTTACTTATCACGTAACGGCGGCGAGGAATTTTCTGTCCTGTTTGAGGCTGTTCCGCTTACTGAAGTCCTGCCTTTAGCAGAGCAATTACGTGAACGGATTGCTTCTAGTCCGTTCCGACTAGCGACGACAGAACTATCGCTCACAGCATCGTTTGGTTTAGCCGCCTACGATGAGACGACATACCAGATCGAACACCTCCTGCTGGATGCCGACGCAGCACTCTATCAGGCGAAACAGCAAGGACGGAATCAAGTCGTCTTGTTTTCTACTAACGCGGAATCTGCCGTCAGCTTTCAAGAATAA